The DNA sequence CAGCTGTGCAACCTCGGGCCATCCACACCCCCTCTCTGAGCTTTGGAACCTCGGGGTTGTCAACTCACAACAGTTGCCCGCACGAGGCCCGCACGAGGCTcctgcccaccccctccccctgTTTGCTGGGCCTCTTGGGGGTCTTCGTTTGGATGGTGACACGGAGGTTCAGCGTCCGAGCGGTGGCGTCCCTCCCGCACGTGGCCGGGGTGGTGGCCGTCTCTCACACGTGAACTTCGCCTGGTCTCAGGGCCAGTGCGGCTCAGGACAGAAACCTCTCAGCCACCCAGACGGCTGCCCTGCCCTTTCTGGGCCATGACCCCTTGGCCACGGAGGGGACCCCTGTGGCTCCCAGACCTGCTGCGGCTCCTGAGCCTCACTCCGGAGCTCCCGCGGGCCACCCTCTTGCTGACCGCCTCCTGGCTCAAGGCTTGGGCTGCCCCCCGCTGGGGCGACTGTAAATAAAACCGTGGAGAGTGGCCTGCAGGTCCCCCTCTGTGGGGTCTGTTCCCAGGGCACACTGAAGGCCGGGGTTGACTTTGACATGATTTTGAACTTGCAGAAAAATGACGTGTGTCCAGGGGCCCGGGGCCTCCTCCGGCCCCCACGTGGCCACCTGCCCTCTAGTCGTGATCTGGAGTCAGTGTGGACGCGAGGTCACCTTCCCCCACACCCTCCTGCACCACCTCCTGACCTCCGACGAGGCCTGGTGGGGACAGCAGTCGGGACATTTAATCTTTGACAGTCTTGTCATCAAACCCACAGGCCCCGGTGACGTTCTGCCCGGCCGTGTGGCCTGCCTGGTCCCCGATCACGCCCGCTCCCCTCAGCTAGCCCTGGGTGCCCTCGGCCTTGGTGCGCGGCCAGCCCTCCTGTGGCATGTCCCCTACCCCGGTTGGTGACGTGTCCTGATGGGACTCAGGTTGTGCGTCTTTGCAGGGATCCCATCAGGTGACGCACAGCTGTGACTTCTCACTGCTGGAAATCGGGGACAGTGAGGGACGCCGCCCCACGGAGCCGGGACAGGAGGAGAGGAGCGGGCTTGGGCGACTCTCACCTGGCGGCACCTGCAGGGAGGACCGGGCCCGGGAAGCGGCCACGCAGGCTGCCAAGGCCCAGGCCTGTCTCCTGGCCCGGTCCTCGCCCTGTGTCCCAGAACCTTCCCCAGACGGAGGAGCCGGAATTCTGGTCCGACCGGGCAGCAGGCCTGTGGTGCTGGGCCCTGCCTAGTCCCCTCTAATGGGGAAGGGAGGCCACCCAGGGAGCCACCAGCCCTCAGGGCTCAGCCCCCTGCACCCTCCACACCAGCCATTTCCAACCAAGAGGGATTTGCCCCCAGGGGACACTTAGCCATTGGGGTGACATTCTGGGTCCTCACCACCGGGGAAGCTGCTCCTGGCATCTAGGGGGCAGAGACCAGAGACGCCGCTCAACCCCCGTGGCGCACAGCTCGGTCCCAGGACCCAGCGATCCTACCCCAGATGCCAAGACTTCCCAGCCCCGTGTGCCGACGGCCACCGGCGAGGGGGGCCCGAGGCCCTGAGTGTCTTCAGCCACTGGCTTCCCACCAGGCCCTGGCTACGGAGGAAGGGCACCGGGGCCAGCAGCACCCAGGGCTCCGTGGCCCGTGTCCGTCTGTCACGGCTCTGAATTCTTTCCCCTGAATTCACGACGGTTTGATGTGGGCGCTGGGGAGGCTTTGGGACGTCACCACCTGGAGCTGAGGTGGGGACTCCGGTGGGCCAGGAGCCCTGTCCTTTAAGCAGGGCAGGACTCCCGGGAGCCAGGTGCCCCGAGTCACCACCGGGGGAGGTTGGACGTCTGATGAGGCGCCTGCTGTTTGCATGGTCCCCACCCCGCCCTGACCGGCCAGCAGAGGACACAGGAACCAGGGCCCTTCTGCTTCCTGCAGCGACACAGGACCTGAGTCCAACCCCGCCATACAGCTGGCGAGGGACAGGCCGCAGAGCAGCTGGCCTGTGTCCTCCAAGGCACCAAGGTCACCAACGCCAAGGGAAGCCCAAGGCGCTGGCCTCACTCCTGGAGGCCGGGGAGGCCTGTCACTGGGCACCCTGTGAGTCCAGCCGGACCCTCGGGCCGCACCGGCTGGCGGTGAGCGTGTGTCCGGCTTCGATGCTGGGCTGTAGTGACAGGGACAGATGTCCCCTGCCACGGAACcacatttcaaaacatcatggaCGCGGGGACAACAGACGGATCAGCAATTTATTCACAAACAACTGAGAAGAAGGTTCTCCGTGGGGTATTGCAGTCTGTCCGTCAGTTTGAGATGTTTTTCAAAATGAtgatttgagagagagagagagagagagagagagagaataagaattAGAACAGACCCCCCCCCCGCTCCCCACGGCTGGGCAAAGCGCCCCGCGTCCCCCAACTGAGTCCACCCAGGTCTGTCTGTCCCCTGTGGGCAGCAACATGACAAGTCAGTGGAGGGACAGCCGCGCAGTGGGTCGGCCTGGCCACCACGGGCCGCAGGGGGGCAGGACCTGGGCCCTGTGACAGTGACGTTGCCAGGTCAGAAGGCAGACCTGAGGCCACGCCGTCCACTCCGTGAAGCACACACGGGGGGCTCTGACCGCTGTGGGAATGGGGACGATGGTGGCCCTCGGTGTGGGGGTGGTGCACAGGTCCCGGCCCCCGGGTGCTGGCGACCCTTGACCTGGACGATGGTGGGTCTGTGCCAGTCAAATCCGGGGCCCACACCCGTGTGGCGTGCACTCCCCGTGTGCCCCCCGCCACCAGGGACAGACAGGACCCTCAGGAGGCCGGGCGTGGAGGCTGgagtgggggcagggtggggcggGGGGCCGCGGGCTGAGGCCTTGGGGGGAGCATGGCCAGCTCTGCACCTGGGCTCCAGGGACAGACGCAGGACAGGCCCCTCTGTCCCTGGACACCCCAAGGGTCAGCCGGACCAGCTGTGAGTGACCCCACCTGCCCCAGAGGACGGAGACGGGTGGCCAGTAGCCCAGGCCCCTGACCCCCGCCCCAGATCTCCCCACAGCCTTGACCCTGCCACCAGTTTCCCTGGAGCCTTCCTCCTCTCTGCCACCTCTGTCCCTGCCAGGGCTCCAGGGCTGGGACAGGGATCTGGTGACAAgtcagctataaaaataaaagctcccGGGCCCAGCTCCCCGGCTCCAGACGCACCTCAGAGGTCCCAGCGGGGCAGGCCCCGGGCAGCTGGCAAGGCCGCCCACAGACCTGCCAGCCAGGGCCTCTGGGAGCAGGTGGCCGGGCAGCGGTGTGGGCCCAGGGGTCATTCAGGGTGGCGCGGGGCATCTGGCCCTCACCGCTGCCAACACGCTCCAAGCTGCAGCCGACCTTGACCCTCCTGGTCCCAAACTCGGGGCCCCTGGGTGGCTTTGACCAGGACTCGGTCAGCAGAGGAGTTCCTGTGGATTCCAGGCCCTGGTTCAAGCCGGACCTGAGGCTCACGGAGGCTCGAGACTCCCGGGAAGACGTCTGAAGACAGGCAGGGTGTTCTTGGGGCGGCGGGAGGTCTTCTACGATTAAAAGGAATCAAAGAGATTCTTTCTCCTGAGCCAAGAGCTCATTTCTGCACTCAGGGGCAACGTAGCCCTGAAACATCCCCAGACCAGGCAGCACTGGGCCACCCCGGAGAAATGCAGGTCACAGAGCAGCTCACGCGGCTCCATTCCATTTTGGCGAATGTATCAGTTAGAAATAGATTCAGCCGCCAGGAACAGGAAGCCAAATGACAGGCCTCTGTCGCAGAGATTTCTTCTTCTCCATGTAAACAAGCCCAGAGCCTGGCAGGAAAGGTCTGGGGTGGCGGTGTCCCTGCCACAGAGAACTCCAGGGCCTCTGGTCTTGGGGTTTCATCACCACACATGAAGCACGTGGCTTCTGTGCTTCCATATTTGTCTCAGGGTTCAAGATGGCTCCTGCAGCTCTGGCCATCACGTCTAAGTTCCAGGTAGGAAGTAGGAAGAAGTAAGATGGggacagtaaagaaagaaagcacaGCTGAGTCAGCCCCCTGGAAGGCCCTTCCCTGGAAGCCCCACCTACAGCTTCCATTTCTATCTGGGAAACGCAGTCTCTTCATAGGGTTCTTGTCCCCGAAGACGGACAAGTCCCATTCttaaggagagaggaggaaggggtgacTGCGAACCGACCGTGAAGGGAGAATGAAGACCCCGAGGGCTGTGGGCCACCACACAGGGCCCTCTGGGCAGTCCTCGGCACGATTCCCTTGACAAAACCTTCTGAGAAATGTCACCGTCCCTGGTGACAGACAGGGAAAAGCCGGCCCAGCAAGACACGTTCACTGgcccaggccacacagccaggAGGGGGTGGGTTTGCAGCTGGAACCCAGGTGGCCACTTCCAGCACCAAGTGGTGACAGTGGCCATGACGATGATGGCTGCCACGGGCCCGGTGCCGGCACGGCTCTAGGCACACGGTGTGGATGAGCTCAGTCCTCACCGCGGCCAGGAGACGGAGGCACTGAGAGGCGGAGGAAcccacccagggccacacagcagaGCCGCCAGGTTTGGTCCCGGGCTCGACCCGTGGGCTCTTGATCTCCTCCTCCTGGGGGCTCTCCACCTTCTCTGACCCCCACCACAGCCTGCTCCTCGGAACCTAAAACCAGACAGCACCGAGGGGCCAGCCTCCCGCGGCCCCAGCCCTCACCGCCCTGGCCCTGACGGCCTCCTGCCCGGGCCGTGCCCCCTCGCCTGCACTCTCCCTCTCTTGGCCGCCAGCCTCCTGCAGGCCCCTCCTGGCCAGCCCTGCCCCTCTTCCTGCCTGGCCACCGGCTCCCCGTGGCTCTGGGCCCTGGGTCACAGGCTGTCACCCGGCTCTCCTGGGCCGGGCAGCCGCGCAGCACCCTTCACCCACTGCACTGCGCCCTTCCCGAGGCCGAGGGCCCGTGTCATTCCGTCAGGAGACTCATCAAGGACTCACGGGTGCCAGGCCCTGGCAGGGACACACGCTCCTCCTCTGAACCTCACAGCCTGGCCCTGGCCTCCAAGGCCCAGCGTGAGGGCCCCCGCCTCGCTGTCCTCTCCCGCCCCACACTGCTGCTGGCTTCTCCCCTCACACGGGCTCAGCCTGTCTCAGGGCCTTGGCACCTGCTGACCCTTCTGTCCAGATGCCCCCCAGTACCCCGCCCAGGTGCTCTCTGCCATTGCCCCCACTCGGTTTTCTTTGAGGCCTTTGTCACAATCAGAATGCGCCTGCCACCGGGGCAGGGGCCGTCCTGGCCCACGGCCCTGATACCGGGTCCGTCCTCTCCGTTCCCAGGGGAGGAAGCCCAGGCCCAGACGGGCCTAGCGCCTGGCCCAAGGTCTCCAGAGGACAGGGGACGAAGTTCAGAGCGTCCATGTggcgcacgtgtgtgtgtgtgcgccccGGCCTCTCGCCTCTCGTAGGGTGTAGAGTGGTCAGGGCCCGTCTGTCCCTCAGTGTGACCAGGCCAGCAGGGAGGTGGCTgagctggggacacagagggCCCCAGACTCGAATCCCAGCTTCGAAGATCTCTGAGCAAGAGACGCTCCCGATGCTGCTGCTCAGCCCTCCGCACCCCCAAACCGGGCCTCAGAGGACCCCAGAGAGAGCCCAGGCCTCCCCGGCCCACCCTGTCCCCGGGGCTCGCAGGCCTTCCGAAGGGGCCACAGCCAGGGGACAGCCGGGGGCATCCAGAGCAGCCAGCCCCAGACGGACTCGGTGGGCGGGGGGAGGACAGAGGACAGGGAGACCGGCCGCAagacctccctgcctccctggggccagtcccctctctctctgccccccagccctgggaggacGCTGCCCTTGTGCCTGGGCTGCCCCGGCTGAGGAAGGGGAGATGGCGGGTCCTCGTCACCGGACTGTCCTAAGGACCAAGGCACGAGAAGCACACAGGATAGCCCCTGGCTCAGAGCCAGcactgtccccagcccctgctcgGGCACAGAGGCCCCTCCAGGAGAGACCTCAGGGCCCGTCACCCGCCCCACTTCTCTCCCCTGGGAGTCCCTGTCCCCACCTGCCATGGTCTCGTTCCAGGTACTGAATGCTTAGTGCCTGTCTCTCCTTCATGTGGGTCACCGCCAGGCCCCTGCACCTAGTCATGgggctggcacacagcaggtgctcaataaatgcttgtctaactaaagaaaaataaccGGGCAATAAGAGATGAGGACAAAACAATCCGACAAGTCTGAGCGGGCCCGTGGGGGTGAGGGCCACTCTGCAGTGTTGAGAGGGAGTGGCTGCTCTCCCCATGCCGGGCCGACTTCTGCCATGAGCTGTGCAACTTAGACATgtcacttcccctctctgagccctTCGCTTGGCAGGAAAATGCTGGTGGCAGATCCTGCAGCCTCCAAGAGGCGGAGGAGCCGAGGAGCGGAGGAGACGGGCGCGAGGCCCTCACAGGATTCTGGGCTCTGTGGCCCTCTTCAGTGGGCCCAGTCACCAGGCCACGGACGACCGTGTGGGATGAGGAGGCGAACGTGTTCTGTCCCCTGACCTGAGCGGTGTGGGCTGGGGTTCCAGGCTCCCCGCAGCTGGGCCGGGTGACCTCACCCCCGGTGGCCTGCCCAGTCCCCACTCACCCTGCTGCTCTCCACCTGGGCgcatcctgggccctgctccgCGCCTCTCCCCAGCCCACTCCCTCTCGTCTCTGAACTTTTGAAAGGACCGGTCCCTCCGCCCTGTAAGCCCTTGGTCCTCGCAGACTCGTGATCCATGGGGTGGATGTCACCCCATCATGACGTCCCCTGGGTCCTTTGGCACAGCCCTGTCCCCAGCGCTCCCACACCAGGCCACAGAGCGCCCTGGCCGAGCCGGCAGCCCAGCACCAGCCCAGCACGGCTCTCCTGCCCTCAGGGTCACCAGGGGGCTGGGCTTCAGATCGTTCTGCTGCTTCCAGACTGTGACACCGAGTGGAAGTCACTTCACTCTGGGACTTGGGGTGTCTGAACTTGGGGCTGGAACCCTCTGGGAAAGCGGAACCTTCCGCAGAGACCCGGGACTCAGACGGGGCGTCCACCCGGAACGCGGACCTCATTCCGTGTCCACGGGCTACTCACTGGGGAACggtggggaggaagagggagggtggcTGCCCCCTTCCCCTGTGTGTCCTCTGCAGAACAggtgagcagcagcagccccGCTCTCAGTGACAAAGGGGACGGTGGGGACTGGGGAGATGCCCCCTGCCCCCCATCCCCCAGGCCTTGCCCTTGGGTACACAAATCCTGGAGGCAGTGGAGCTGATGTGTGGTCACTGGTCCTAAGGAAGGCCATGCGGGCCACTGCGGCCCAGGCCTGGACCAGGCTGCAGGCACCCTCCTGGCACGCTGTCCACGACGTGCCCAGGGCCCGGAGCAAACCTGTCGGGGCCACCCCAAGGCCCAGGCTACAGTGCAGTCCCCCGCACCCAGTGCTCTGCACGGCCCTGGTGCCAACAATGGAGACGCCAGCCCAGGGAGGTGGCGGCTGCCGGGTCCTCAGCCCCTGGTCCTGAGCGGTGCGGGTTGATGGTCCCCATCTGTCTGCCACACTCCAGGccccagaggggaggggaagaggaagctcCCCGCTTCCTGAAGCGGCGGGTCTCAGCAGCTGCTCCCAACATCCCAGGCTGCCCCAGGCCCTTGGCAGCTGCTGGGACTCCTCAGGGCAGGGTGACCCCTGCCAGCTCCTTCTCCACCGGCTCCGAGAGCGGAAAGCCACCCAGGGCTCTAAAGCAGGCGCCCAACAGCACCCAGCTTCCCCCAGGCATCGGTGGGGTCTGAGTGAGATGGGGCCGCAGGGTTTGCCGACACGGGCCCAGCAAAAGCTTGGCGGGCTCACGCCGCACCAAAGCCGGTCCGTGCCAGGAGCCTCCCggcaagaaaataacaacaagagCAGGAGCTTATATAACACCCCGGCCAGGCACGGCCGCCCCGCCTCTCCCAGCCCTCCATCCGCAGCCTCCACTCGGGAAGGGAGTGGGGTGCGGGGCTGCCTCGGGGATCGGAGACAAGGGCCCCAGGTTCAAACCCAGACACAGCCACCTTGAGCACGCAGGTCAGGCTGGCCTCCGTGGCCACCTGGGACCAAGAAGGCAAGTCCCCCACCCGGGAAGGCAGTGTAGGTGTGGGACCTGCCCGCCACCCTCCACCTGGCCCAGGGTTCCCCAGCTGGACGGGACACATAAACCAGCCAGAGACACACAAACACCTCGGCCACGCACACACCCTGGCTTCCCTCTTACTGCGCGCACGCACAcagacacaacacacacacacacacacacacacacacaccatggaagTCTTTTCTCCACAGCCCACCTCGCTGCACTTACCAAAAGAATCTGCCCTGACTCGGGCTGGCAGGGCCCAGGCAccaagctcctcctcccagaggaCAGGCCAGTCTGGCCCCCAAAACACAGCACAGGGGTCTCAGGCCTCCTGGCTCCTCCAAACCCAAGCATGACACTCAGGGCAGCCAGAGACCCCAAGCCCGCCTCCCCCTCCCCACGCAGGGTTCCCAGCCCGCTCCCAGCACCCAGGGGGCTGAGTCACCCTGAAAACCTGACCCAGCACTCTCTCCCCGTCCCCCAGGGGCCCGCGCCCCATCTGCCAGCAGACCCTGggggaggagcagaggaggaggaaaccCAGCtgcacacccccagcccagctctcAAACCTCCAAAAATAACAGCAGCCCCCTCACAGGCCCCCTACACCCGAGAAACGCAAAAACAAGCGCCTGCAGATCCAcgaacagaaaaaaatcaaaagccaacTAGTGCCCCCAAAAGGCTTTTAACCATTctcaaaaaaaagtttattaaaagtGTTCTTACTTAATGCTTGAAACGGAAAAGATTCCCAAAATATACATACGCCtcttttctcatagaaatagatttttttataatacaaaaaaagaccaaaaaacaaacaaacaaaaaaaaaaaaaaaaaaaaaaaaaaacaacagcaacagcaacaaccCCGTAGGAACATCTTTAAGCGATTACTCAGGGCCCGGCTGACAGTTACACGTGGGTTGCGTCAGTCCCGTGTACACACGCGTCCTGCCATGTTTGAGCCGATTGCATCAACTCCGAAACCCGCCCGCCCGCCGGCGCCCGAGAGGGGCGGGGGACAGAGTTCAAACGCATCTGTGCACAGGGACGTTTCTTCCTTAAATAACACCACGGGCGGGCGCCCCATCTGCACGTGCGGCTGGTCTGGacaaaaatatagatatacatatataataaaatattaaaattaccgACGGGCTCCCCGCGCTGCCGAGCGCCCCCGTGCCAAAGTTCTGCCGGCGCCACCGGGGCGGCGGCGGGAGCGGGGGCCGGCCGGCAGGGGGACGCGCGCGGGGGCCGCGCTAGCAGTGGCCGGAGGAGGCGAGCAGGGGCTCGGGCAGCTGCTTGAACAAGTTCCGCAGGGTGCTGAGCTCGCGCGACAGCTGCTCCACCTTCTTCTGGAGCCGCTCGTTCTCGGCCGTGAGCTCCAGGACCTTGTGCTGCGTCTCCAGGTTGCGCATCTTGGCCTTGTCGCGGCTCTTGCGCACGGCGATGTTGTTGCGCTCGCGCCGGATCTTGTACTCGTCGCTGTGCTTGTCCACCGTCTTCTTGGCCTTGCTCTTGACCTGCGCGGGCGCCGGCGCGGCCCCCGGGTAGCAGGCGGCCGGGGGCGCCTTGGCGTCGGCGGGGCTCGGCGTGCCGGGGGGGCTGGAAGACGAGGACGTGGAGAGGCTCCCGCTGCTGCCGCTCGGCACCGCCTGGTAGCCGAGGTAGGCGCGCAGCGCGTACGGGAAGCCCGCCGCCATGCCTGCGCCGCCGCCCGGCGCCCCGGCCTCCTCCTTCCGCTTGCAGTCCGCGGGCTCGAAGCCCGGCTCCGCCTTGAGCtccgcgggcggcggcggcggcggcgggtgCAGGGGCGCGAAGCAGCCGGGGTGCAGCGCGCCCTTGGCGGCCCCCAGGCGCCCCAGACTCACGTAGCCGTACTCGGCCGCCTTCTTGCAGTTCTTGCCCCCGTAGTCGTCCGAGAAGAGGTCGGAGAGGAAGTCGTGGTGCTGCCCGGAGGAGGCGGGCGCGGGGGCGGGCGCGGGCGGAGCCGCCTCGAAGGTGTCCGTGGCCGTGGCCGGCGCCGGGGCCTGCGGCGCGCCCAGCGGCTCCAGGTACGGGCTGAAGTCGATGGCGCGCTCGTGGTCGCCGATG is a window from the Urocitellus parryii isolate mUroPar1 chromosome 6, mUroPar1.hap1, whole genome shotgun sequence genome containing:
- the Cebpb gene encoding CCAAT/enhancer-binding protein beta; its protein translation is MQRLVAWDPACLPLPPPPAFKSMEVANFYYEADCLAAAYGGKAAPAAPPAARPGPRPPAGELGSIGDHERAIDFSPYLEPLGAPQAPAPATATDTFEAAPPAPAPAPASSGQHHDFLSDLFSDDYGGKNCKKAAEYGYVSLGRLGAAKGALHPGCFAPLHPPPPPPPAELKAEPGFEPADCKRKEEAGAPGGGAGMAAGFPYALRAYLGYQAVPSGSSGSLSTSSSSSPPGTPSPADAKAPPAACYPGAAPAPAQVKSKAKKTVDKHSDEYKIRRERNNIAVRKSRDKAKMRNLETQHKVLELTAENERLQKKVEQLSRELSTLRNLFKQLPEPLLASSGHC